One window of the Candidatus Saccharibacteria bacterium genome contains the following:
- the xseB gene encoding exodeoxyribonuclease VII small subunit, whose protein sequence is MSTKKDTGANFNFSDSLKELEEITDYLESSEVDLARAIARFERGTELAKELKSYLQTAKNRVATLKQNFEK, encoded by the coding sequence ATGAGCACAAAAAAAGACACCGGGGCAAACTTTAATTTTAGTGATAGCCTGAAGGAGCTAGAGGAGATAACCGACTATCTAGAGAGCAGTGAGGTTGACCTAGCAAGAGCCATTGCTAGGTTTGAACGTGGCACCGAACTGGCAAAAGAATTAAAGAGTTATCTGCAAACTGCCAAAAATCGAGTTGCAACCTTAAAGCAAAATTTCGAAAAATAG
- the xseA gene encoding exodeoxyribonuclease VII large subunit gives METEVLTVSEFNAILNQTLQFAYPEIMIEGEVASFKISQKKWVFFDLKDDDSVISCFMPIFQLKTKVEDGMLVKIRCAPRLTKWGKFSLTVKSLELSGEGAVKKAFELLKAEFTREGLFAIERKRALPSHPRRIGLITSRQAAAFNDFVTILDDRWAGLEVIHAQVQVQGAEAPDQIARAIEYFSARSAKFDVLVIIRGGGSAEDLQAFNTESVVRAVFGSKVPTLIAIGHEDDVSLAELAADLRAATPSDAARRLVPDKNAVIDTLTDSVYVMSHQIISKIEQCFYGIDKFELAFRNNFIEISQTVEQKINKLQTALENILAEKEFKLASICRLLQSLDPKAILARGYSIATVGSHVVHSADQVSATDTIVLQLHQGKVSLRRTNKQLKGERRNDEHKKRHRGKL, from the coding sequence GACTTTGCAGTTTGCTTACCCTGAGATAATGATTGAGGGCGAGGTTGCAAGCTTCAAAATTAGTCAGAAGAAGTGGGTGTTTTTTGATCTAAAAGACGACGACTCGGTCATTAGTTGTTTTATGCCAATCTTTCAGCTTAAAACCAAGGTAGAAGACGGCATGCTAGTTAAAATTAGGTGTGCACCCAGATTAACTAAATGGGGAAAGTTTAGTTTAACCGTAAAATCACTTGAATTATCTGGCGAGGGCGCCGTAAAGAAGGCTTTTGAACTTTTGAAGGCTGAATTTACACGCGAGGGTTTGTTTGCGATCGAGAGAAAGCGGGCATTGCCCAGCCATCCGAGACGGATTGGCTTAATAACCTCCAGACAGGCTGCAGCTTTTAATGATTTTGTGACAATTTTAGACGATCGTTGGGCTGGGTTAGAGGTTATTCATGCCCAAGTTCAAGTGCAAGGCGCCGAGGCGCCGGATCAAATTGCCCGGGCGATTGAGTACTTTAGTGCTCGTTCGGCTAAGTTTGATGTACTGGTGATTATTCGCGGTGGTGGCAGCGCCGAGGACCTCCAGGCTTTTAATACAGAGTCGGTTGTAAGGGCGGTGTTTGGATCCAAAGTACCTACACTAATTGCTATAGGCCACGAAGACGATGTGAGTTTGGCCGAGCTGGCTGCCGATTTAAGAGCTGCCACACCTAGTGATGCGGCTAGGCGGTTAGTGCCCGACAAGAATGCTGTAATAGACACTCTAACTGATTCGGTATATGTTATGTCGCACCAGATTATTAGCAAAATCGAACAGTGCTTCTATGGCATAGACAAATTTGAACTCGCATTTAGAAATAATTTTATAGAAATTTCACAAACGGTCGAACAGAAAATTAACAAGCTGCAGACGGCACTAGAAAACATTTTGGCTGAGAAAGAATTCAAGCTAGCCTCAATATGTAGGTTGCTACAAAGCTTAGATCCCAAAGCAATATTAGCTCGTGGCTACAGTATTGCTACTGTCGGCTCGCATGTTGTGCATTCTGCTGATCAAGTTTCGGCTACAGATACAATTGTGCTACAATTGCACCAAGGAAAGGTGAGCCTGCGTCGAACCAACAAGCAGCTGAAGGGCGAAAGAAGAAACGATGAGCACAAAAAAAGACACCGGGGCAAACTTTAA